The following nucleotide sequence is from Aphelocoma coerulescens isolate FSJ_1873_10779 chromosome 21, UR_Acoe_1.0, whole genome shotgun sequence.
tagcagttaaaaaaaattaataaaaatatgtcTAAGCAGTGTTTGAAGTTGCAGCAAAGTCTAGTGAGTGCTCAGCAGCTGTGATGGGGCACTGCAGtgaaggaagagcaggaagtAAGACATTTGCCTTGTGGTGTCATGGCAGAGCAGTGTGAGCCACAGCAGCTGGGCCATCCCTGTGTTTTCCTGACTGTGCTTCACTTATGTCACAGCTTCACTCTCTTCTCCAGCAACTAGTTTTGTTTTAAGTTAGAGCATGGAGAGCTGTTTTTAAGTCAAGGAATCTAGCAGTGTGTCAGTAggtcttaatttctttttagtgTCTTAATGCTCCTATCTGCATACAGCTTTCCTGTATCCACTGAGTAGCTTAGGCTTTTACTACATACTTATTtcccaattttctttttttttccgtTTTGGGGGAGCGTGCTTCAGAGGGGTTTTGGTaatgtgggtttggtttttttttagaccAAGGCCAGCATAAATGCCAACTTAGAGCCTTTCTCACAGCTAGGAAAAAATGGAAGCGTGCCTGTATCCCATGGATCCTCTGGTATGTCCAGGCTTCAGCCTTTCTTTAGTGAGGCTGTTAATAGAGCCTGTCTtccatattcttttttttcacaaatgttTAGAGAGCAAATATGAGTGATCTCCCTTTGTTGGAGTGACCAGCAGGGTATAGATGTAGAAAAAGCCTGAAGTGATATATTGTTGTTCCCATTTGCTCTCTGAATAAACATGTAGGGTATGTTTCCTTGGTTACAAAAATGGCAAGTGGTGGTGAAGAGAATCCTTGTATCACTTATTACAGTATGATCCTTTTTCCTTGATTTGTCCCcctgagcacaaggatcaggaTCATTAAGGACACGTGCAAAGTACAGAATTTGTGGCAGCATTTTCTGCTACTAAGCGCACTGTTGGCCTTTGGACCTGGTGGCTTCATTGGGAGTGAAAAGAGCTGTGTGCTCTGTCAGGATCAGGTTCACAGTCCTTGAAGAAGCCTTCAGGTCTGTTAATACTGCAGTGAGGTTGGATCACTGCTCTGAACAGACTGGAAGGAGGTGAAAGAAGGATTTGCTGAGGACTGGAGTGAAAttctgggagctgcaggcatGGCTATCCATGGGCTTTTTGGTGATGGGATGCTAGATTGGTCATGTATAAACTGTGCTAGCACAGTGTAAATCAGATTGTCTGGCTTTCTGTGCAAACTCTTCTGGAGTTCCAAAAAATAACCCACTTAGAAAAGGCTATGTGGTCCCTGAATCAGCTGTCGACAGAGATGACAAGAAGAATGAATGACTACAGTGTAGCACCACAGGAAATATTCCGCAATAGATGTGGAGAAAAATAGCTTTTTCTTAACTGTCCCAATTGCCTCACCATCTTTCTGCACTGGTTCATGGGCCCAGGCCACTCTTCCACCCATCCCTTGGGGACAAGATGGTGTCATTTCATGTTGATCCTCCCAGAGTTCTCCCAATGTGCTGACCTGtcttcctgttttgtttttttttcataggcTATCATTCTGGTACATTGGCTGCTCACGGTTTGGTGAGTGATAATTGTCCGGCCTGGGGGAGAAGAGGGTATTCCTTCAATCTAGGAATGGGTTGTTCCCTGGGAATCAGCACTCCCTGCTTGTGCCTGTGTTCAAGAAGATCCTAAATCTAAGAGTGAGGTGTTTGTATGGGAACAGGGATGAAAGCAAACTGTTGCAGGCTTATTGTGAATGtgagctggtttttttttgtgtcatTTGGCAGGGGATGCATGAATTACATGTTGCCACTCTCCTATGCCTGGGGAAATTTCAGTGTCCTTGCAGTGGGGATCTGGGCCATTGTGCAACGAGATTCCCTTGATGCCATAATGATGGTGAGTGTAAGAGTATTGGTCTcccccaggctgctcaggaAGAGGGTGGAGGGCAGAGCCTTTGAGCCAGTGATGATTTTCAACTGTTCCCAATCCAGCAGTGAACAAGTCAATTCCCTGTTTGGgtgagtttgggttttttttaagagagcATATAAATCTGTGAGCTCTGTAAACCATGGTGAGAAGCATTCACtgtcaattatttttcttctccgaGATGAGGCATACTTGATTCTTGTTTTTTTTACCTGCTGTTGTGACTTGTAATGCCAGATGAGGACTCAAAGTGTTTAATATGCTTGAGTTGGAGAGATTTTGTAAAACCCTTTTCTGAACACTGAACAGACtggcaaacaaaaagaaacaattctAGAATATATTATGAGAAGGTATCTGACAGATGTGAAGAAAAGGCATGAAATACAAGATCATTCTTCCAGGAGTATCTGTCTGCCTGGGACAATACCAAGAGTGTTGTGTCATTCTGGGGTGAAGGATGATTGTGTAACATAGATCTTGCAGGAAACAGATGCTGACTGTTACTGTCAGTGGTTAAACGCTTCATGTCccattctctctccttgtttccAGTTCCTGACTGGCCTGCTGCTCACAGTCCTCACAGACATCATTCACATCTCTATCTTCTACCCTTCACACGACTTCCTCAGTGATGCGAAGCGTTTCAGTATAGGCATGGCCATCTTCAGCCTCCTCCTCAAACCTGTGTCCTGCTATTTGGTGTATCGAATGTATCGGGAGCGTGGAGGAGAGTACACCTTTAACATAGGTGGGATGCTTTCTCTGCTTCCATGTCAGTGTGGGCCACTTCCTCAGGTGTTAAGGGGACAGCCTTGCACTTTGGACccttcagcctggcctctgTGCAACTGGATTCTGCCCTCCTTTCTAGGCAGATGGGGTGCTTACTCTCTCTTGCGCATATTTGTTCTCCCATTTTGTCGTTCTGATGTGTCTTTGGCCTTAAATTTATattcttcctctctccccttgCAGACCTGAAGTTTTTGACAGCCACTTTGCCCACAATGGTGTTGTGAGAggctttcctctcttcctcctcctgcatttgtgtgtgtttgttggAAACTTTTGGGTGTCCTTTCTTTGTCaagcctttcttttccttctggggGAAAGTAGAGGCAGTATTTCCTCTGGCTGGATTATGAACAAGAGGGAAATAAAGCTGGATTCCTACCTCCATGCTTTCTGTGGGCCTCACAT
It contains:
- the AGTRAP gene encoding type-1 angiotensin II receptor-associated protein isoform X1; its protein translation is MEACLYPMDPLAIILVHWLLTVWGCMNYMLPLSYAWGNFSVLAVGIWAIVQRDSLDAIMMFLTGLLLTVLTDIIHISIFYPSHDFLSDAKRFSIGMAIFSLLLKPVSCYLVYRMYRERGGEYTFNIGVTSAGQDRSTYEPIDQPDVPPQWPSSSKAAQPPY
- the AGTRAP gene encoding type-1 angiotensin II receptor-associated protein isoform X2, whose protein sequence is MELPAVSLKAIILVHWLLTVWGCMNYMLPLSYAWGNFSVLAVGIWAIVQRDSLDAIMMFLTGLLLTVLTDIIHISIFYPSHDFLSDAKRFSIGMAIFSLLLKPVSCYLVYRMYRERGGEYTFNIGVTSAGQDRSTYEPIDQPDVPPQWPSSSKAAQPPY